A window of the Choristoneura fumiferana chromosome 30, NRCan_CFum_1, whole genome shotgun sequence genome harbors these coding sequences:
- the LOC141444824 gene encoding uncharacterized protein isoform X21, which produces MRLSIALLGLVALAAVSGLPQPRVDLTEQVIQQETTSSATFSSSSSSTEREVIKDGGEDIEESSSTANSEQHQSSSSISREEIISQSVDKDDSSSRSQSEQSSQFSSQSELLTQVSGGKFINKSSSQQEQEAISSESESIAKSSKNSRMSSESEEERSASSKKSIKSSKSSKQEMSASKSNRSTSEKRSESSREEDYQEEMIKRRLSKKTDQSDDDCDEGPDGQGRPSKPEQPGKPGPPGKPEQSNHQGHPGKPGQPGQPGKPGQPGQPGQPGQPGQPGKPDQPGQPDQPGGPGKPGQPGKPGQPGKPGQPGKPGKPGQPGQPGQPGKPGQPGKPGQPGKPGQPGKPRQPGQPGQPGQPGQPGQPGQPCQPGQPGQPEEPNQPDQPGGPGEPGQPGKPGQPGQPGQTGKPGQPGKPGNPGQPWQPGQPGQPGKPGQPEQPDQPGGPGKPEQPGKPGQPGKPGKPGQPGQPGQPGKPGQPGKPGKPGQPGQPGQPGKPGQPGKPGQPGKPGQPGQPGQPCQPGQPGQPEEPNQPDQPGGPGKPGQPGKPGQPGQPGQPGKPGQPGKPGKPGQPWQPGQPEQPGKPGQPGKPGQPGQPGQPGQPGQPGQPGQPEEPNQPDQPGGPGEPGQPGKPGQPGKPGQPGKPGQPGKPGQPGQPGQPEQPGGPGEPGQPGKPGQPGKPGQPGKPGQPGKPGQPGQPGQPEQPGGPGEPGQPGKPGQPGKPGQPGQPGQPGQPGKPGQPGQPGQPGQPGQPCQPGQPGQPEEPNQPDQPGGPGEPGQPGKPGQPGKPGKPGQPGQPGQPGKPGQPGKPGQPGQPGQPGQPCQPGQPGQPEEPNQPDQPGGPGKPGQPGQPGQPGKPGQPGKPGKPGQPWQPGQPEQPGKPGQPGKPGQPGQPGQPGQPGQPGQPGQPEEPNQPDQPGGPGEPGQPGKPGQPGKPGQPGKPGQPGKPGQPGQPGQPGQPGGPGESGQPGKPGQPGKPGQPGQPGQPGKPGQPGKPGQPGQPGQPGQPGQPGQPEEPNQPDQPGGPGEPGQPGKPGQPGKPGKPGQPGQPGQPGKPGQPGQPGKPGQPGQPGQPGKPGQPGKPGQPGQPGQPCQPGQPGQPEEPNQPDQPGGPGKPGQPGKPGQPGQPGQPGKPGQPGKPGKPGQPWQPGQPEQPGKPGQPGKPGQPGQPGQPGQPGQPGQPGQPEEPNQPDQPGGPGEPGQPGKPGQPGKPGQPGQPGQPEQPGGPGEPGKPEQPDQPGGPGKPGQPGKPGQPGKPGQPGQPGQPEQPGGPGEPGKPGKPGQPGKPGQPGQPGQPGQPGKPGQPGQPGQPGQPCQPGQPGQPEEPNQPDQPGGPGEPGQPGKPGQPGQPGQPGKPGQPGKPGNPGQPWQPGQPGQPEQPDQPGGPGKPEQPGKPGQPGKPGMPGQPGQPGQPGKPGQPGKPGKPGQPGQPGQPGKPGQPGKPGQPGKPGQPGQPGQPCQPGQPGQPEEPNQPDQPGGPGKPGQPGKPGQPGKPGQPGQPGQPGKPGQPGKPGKPGQPWQPGQPEQPGKPGQPGKPGQPGQPGQPGQPGQPGQPGQPEEPNQPDQPGGPGEPGQPGKPGQPGKPGQPGKPGQPGKPGQPGQPGQPGQPGGPGEPGQPGKPGQPGKPGQPGQPGQPGKPGQPGKPGQPGQPGQPGQPGQPCQSGQPGQPEEPNQPDQPGGPGEPGQPGKPGQPGQPGQPGKPGQPWQPGQPGQPEQPDQPGGPGKPEQPGKPGQPGKPGKPGQPGQPGQPGKPGQPGKPGKPEQPDQPGGPGKPGQPGKPGQPGKPGQPGQPGQPCQPGQPGQPEEPNQPDQPGGPGKPGQPGKPGQPGQPGQPGKPGQPGKPGKPGQPWQPGQPGQPGKPDQPGQPGQQGQPGQADQPGQTGQPDQPGTAGKPGKGGKTIHTSATSSQAQREQRASSQSNYEAIDANGNSFQKKSEQQQVSSEQASSSSFDKEEFDRDGSFKKSSHKQASVGQEASSSESSEMQKSQGGGSDVRKSSQTQSESQRQAAFSNQEEFSSGGSSSSSEQVMKESSLVKSEQSSSSASETSSSEADLSSDERSRSSFSSSSSSSSSFSSSSSSSSETIEEEC; this is translated from the exons ATGCGGTTGTCAATAGCTCTTTTGGGCTTAGTG gctcTGGCGGCCGTCAGTGGTCTGCCAC AACCCAGGGTCGACTTGACTGAACAGGTCATACAGCAGGAAACTACTTCCTCAGCGACCTTCAGCTCGTCATCATCCTCCACTGAAAGAGAG GTGATCAAGGATGGGGGAGAGGACATCGAAGAGTCTTCGTCTACTGCCAATAGTGAACAGCACCAGAGCAGCTCGTCCATCAGCCGCGAAGAAATAATCTCCCAGTCAG TTGACAAAGATGACAGCAGTTCCAGAAGCCAGAGTGAACAATCGAGTCAGTTTAGCTCTCAGAGCGAGCTGCTGACCCAGGTCAGCGGGGGCAAGTTCATAAACAAGTCCAGCTCACAGCAAGAGCAGGAAGCTATCAGCAG CGAAAGCGAATCGATTGCGAAATCTAGTAAAAACAGCAGGATGTCTTCTGAAAGCGAGGAGGAACGCAGTGCGAGCAGCAAAAAGTCCATCAAGTCTTCCAAATCAAGTAAACAAGAAATGTCCGCAAGCAAAAGCAACAGATCTACCTCCGAGAAGAGGTCTGAGTCAAGTCGGGAAGAAGACTATCAAGAAGAAATGATTAAAAGACGATTGAGCAAGAAAACAGACCAGTCTGATGACGATTGCGACGAAGGCCCAGATGGACAAGGACGACCAAGCAAGCCAGAACaaccaggcaaaccaggaccGCCAGGTAAACCAGAACAATCTAACCATCAAGGGCATCCAGGCaaaccaggtcaaccaggacagccaggcaaaccaggacagccaggtcaaccagggcagccaggacaaccaggacagccaggcaaaccagatCAACCAGGTCAGCCAGATCAACCAGGTGgtccaggcaaaccaggacagccaggcaaaccaggacagccaggcaaaccaggacagccaggcaaaccaggaaagccaggacaaccagggcaaccaggacagccaggcaaaccaggacagccaggcaaaccaggacagccaggcaaaccaggacagccaggcaaaccaagacaaccaggtcaaccagggcagccaggacaaccaggacaaccaggccAACCAGGGCAACCATgccaaccaggacagccaggtcaaccagaaGAACCAAACCAGCCAGATCAACCAGGTGGTCCAGGcgaaccaggacagccaggcaaaccaggacagccaggtcaaccaggacaaacaggcaaaccaggacagccaggcaaaccaggaaaCCCAGGACAACCATGgcagccaggacaaccaggacagccaggcaaaccaggtcAACCAGAGCAGCCAGATCAACCAGGTGGTCCAGGCAAACCAGaacagccaggcaaaccaggacagccaggcaaaccaggaaagccaggacaaccagggcaaccaggacagccaggcaaaccaggacagccaggcaaaccaggaaagccaggacaaccagggcaaccaggacagccaggcaaaccaggacagccaggcaaaccaggacagccaggcaaaccaggacaaccaggccAACCAGGGCAACCATgccaaccaggacagccaggtcaaccagaaGAACCAAACCAGCCAGATCAACCAGGTGgtccaggcaaaccaggacagccaggcaaaccaggacagccaggtcaaccagggcaaccaggcaaaccaggacagccaggcaaaccaggaaaGCCAGGACAACCATGGCAGCCAGGACAACCAGaacagccaggcaaaccaggacagccaggcaaaccagggcagccaggacaaccaggacaaccaggccAACCagggcaaccaggacagccaggtcaaccagaaGAACCAAACCAGCCAGATCAACCAGGTGGTCCAGGcgaaccaggacagccaggcaaaccaggacagccaggcaaaccaggacagccaggcaaaccaggacagccaggcaaaccaggacaaccaggtcaaccagggCAGCCAGAACAACCAGGTGGTCCAGGcgaaccaggacagccaggcaaaccaggacagccaggcaaaccaggacagccag gcaaaccaggacagccaggcaaaccaggacaaccaggtcaaccagggCAGCCAGAACAACCAGGTGGTCCAGGcgaaccaggacagccaggcaaaccaggacagccaggcaaaccaggacagccaggtcaaccagggcAACCAGgccagccaggcaaaccagggcagccaggacaaccaggacaaccaggccAACCAGGGCAACCATgccaaccaggacagccaggtcaaccagaaGAACCAAACCAGCCAGATCAACCAGGTGGTCCAGGcgaaccaggacagccaggcaaaccaggacagccag gcaaaccaggaaagccaggacaaccagggcaaccaggacagccaggcaaaccaggacagccaggcaaaccaggacaaccaggacaaccaggccAACCAGGGCAACCATgccaaccaggacagccaggtcaaccagaaGAACCAAACCAGCCAGATCAACCAGGTGgtccaggcaaaccaggacagccaggtcaaccagggcaaccaggcaaaccaggacagccaggcaaaccaggaaaGCCAGGACAACCATGGCAGCCAGGACAACCAGaacagccaggcaaaccaggacagccaggcaaaccggggcagccaggacaaccaggacaaccaggccAACCagggcaaccaggacagccaggtcaaccagaaGAACCAAACCAGCCAGATCAACCAGGTGGTCCAGGcgaaccaggacagccaggcaaaccaggacagccaggcaaaccaggacagccaggcaaaccaggacagccaggcaaaccaggacaaccaggtcaaccagggcagccaggacaaccaggtgGTCCAGGCGAATcaggacagccaggcaaaccaggacagccaggcaaaccaggacagccaggtcaaccagggcaaccaggcaaaccaggacagccaggcaaaccagggcagccaggacaaccaggacaaccaggccaaccaggacagccaggtcaaccagaaGAACCAAACCAGCCAGATCAACCAGGTGGTCCAGGcgaaccaggacagccaggcaaaccaggacagccaggcaaaccaggaaagccaggacaaccagggcaaccaggacagccaggcaaaccaggacagccaggccaACCAGGAaagccaggacaaccagggcaaccaggacagccaggcaaaccaggacagccaggcaaaccaggacaaccaggccAACCAGGGCAACCATgccaaccaggacagccaggtcaaccagaaGAACCAAACCAGCCAGATCAACCAGGTGgtccaggcaaaccaggacagccaggcaaaccaggacagccaggtcaaccagggcaaccaggcaaaccaggacagccaggcaaaccaggaaaGCCAGGACAACCATGGCAGCCAGGACAACCAGaacagccaggcaaaccagggcagccaggcaaaccagggcagccaggacaaccaggacaaccaggccAACCagggcaaccaggacagccaggtcaaccagaaGAACCAAACCAGCCAGATCAACCAGGTGGTCCAGGcgaaccaggacagccaggcaaaccaggacagccaggcaaaccaggacaaccaggtcaaccagggCAGCCAGAACAACCAGGTGGTCCAGGCGAACCAGGAAAGCCAGAACAACCAGATCAACCAGGTGgtccaggcaaaccaggacagccaggcaaaccaggacagccaggcaaaccaggacaaccaggtcaaccagggCAGCCAGAACAACCAGGTGGTCCAGGCGAACCAGGaaagccaggcaaaccaggacagccaggcaaaccaggacagccaggtcaaccagggcAACCAGgccagccaggcaaaccagggcagccaggacaaccaggacaaccagggcAACCATgccaaccaggacagccaggtcaaccagaaGAACCAAACCAGCCAGATCAACCAGGTGGTCCAGGcgaaccaggacagccaggcaaaccaggacagccaggtcaaccaggacaaccaggcaaaccaggacagccaggcaaaccaggaaaCCCAGGACAACCATGgcagccaggacaaccaggacaacCAGAGCAGCCAGATCAACCAGGTGGTCCAGGCAAACCAGaacagccaggcaaaccaggacagccaggcaaaccaggaatgccaggacaaccagggcaaccaggacagccaggcaaaccaggacagccaggcaaaccaggaaagccaggacaaccagggcaaccaggacagccaggcaaaccaggacagccaggcaaaccaggacagccaggcaaaccaggacaaccaggccAACCAGGGCAACCATgccaaccaggacagccaggtcaaccagaaGAACCAAACCAGCCAGATCAACCAGGTGgtccaggcaaaccaggacagccaggcaaaccaggacagccaggcaaaccaggacagccaggtcaaccagggcagccaggcaaaccaggacagccaggcaaaccaggaaaGCCAGGACAACCATGGCAGCCAGGACAACCAGaacagccaggcaaaccaggacagccaggcaaaccagggcagccaggacaaccaggacaaccaggccAACCagggcaaccaggacagccaggtcaaccagaaGAACCAAACCAGCCAGATCAACCAGGTGGTCCAGGcgaaccaggacagccaggcaaaccaggacagccaggcaaaccaggacagccaggcaaaccaggacagccaggcaaaccaggacaaccaggtcaaccagggcagccaggacaaccaggtgGTCCAGGcgaaccaggacagccaggcaaaccaggacagccaggcaaaccaggacagccaggtcaaccagggcaaccaggcaaaccaggacagccaggcaaaccagggcagccaggacaaccaggacaaccaggccAACCAGGGCAACCATGCCAatcaggacagccaggtcaaccagaaGAACCAAACCAGCCAGATCAACCAGGTGGTCCAGGcgaaccaggacagccaggcaaaccaggacagccaggtcaaccaggacaaccaggcaaaccaggacaaccatggcagccaggacaaccaggacaacCAGAGCAGCCAGATCAACCAGGTGGTCCAGGCAAACCAGaacagccaggcaaaccaggacagccaggcaaaccaggaaagccaggacaaccagggcaaccaggacagccaggcaaaccaggacagccaggcaaaccaggaaaGCCAGAACAACCAGATCAACCAGGTGgtccaggcaaaccaggacagccaggcaaaccaggacagccaggcaaaccaggacaaccaggccAACCAGGGCAACCatgtcaaccaggacagccaggtcaaccagaaGAACCAAACCAGCCAGATCAACCAGGTGgtccaggcaaaccaggacagccaggcaaaccaggacagccaggtcaaccagggcaaccaggcaaaccaggacagccaggcaaaccaggaaaGCCAGGACAACCATGgcagccaggacaaccaggacagccaggcaaaccagatcaaccaggtcaaccaggtcAACAAGGGCAACCAGGACAGGCAGATCAACCAGGACAGACCGGACAACCAGATCAACCAGGAACTGCAGGAAAACCTGGAAAGGGAGGAAAGACAATTCATACGAGTGCGACTTCGAGCCAAGCTCAGAGAGAGCAGCGAGCCAGTAGTCAATCGAATTATGAAGCAATTGATGCTAATGGAAATTCCTTCCAGAAAAAATCGGAGCAACAACAAGTATCTTCTGAACAAGCTTCTTCATCTAGCTTTGATAAGGAGGAGTTCGATAGAGACGGCAGTTTTAAGAAATCCAGCCACAAACAGGCTTCTGTCGGCCAAGAAGCATCTTCGAGTGAAAGCAGCGAAATGCAAAAAAGCCAAGGAGGCGGCTCTGATGTTAGAAAGAGCTCTCAAACTCAGTCTGAGAGTCAAAGACAAGCGGCATTCAGCAATCAAGAAGAATTCAGCTCCGGTGGTTCTAGTTCCAGCAGTGAGCAAGTCATGAAAGAGTCATCATTGGTTAAATCTGAGCAATCCTCATCTTCTGCGTCTGAAACAAGCTCAAGCGAAGCCGACTTGAGCTCAGACGAAAGAAGCCGTAGCAGTTTTTCTTCATCATCAAGTTCATCATCTAGCTTCTCATCTTCCTCATCCTCATCATCTGAGACCATTGAGGAAGAAtgttga